In a single window of the Acinetobacter tibetensis genome:
- a CDS encoding acyl-CoA dehydrogenase family protein produces MNLQNPKKFKILLDQAHEVALNVLRPISRKYDKAEHAYPKELDMLASLLDGMNDGGEGINAGAAVGKRGSQDDSNKNGVNMSTALGIIEMCYGDTGLLLSMPRQGLGNSAIAAVANDEQLERFKGTWAAMAITEPNCGSDSAAIRTTATKDGDDYILNGEKIFVTSGERADSVVVWATLDKKLGRAAIKSFVVAKGTAGMTVERLEHKLGIKASDTAVIRFDQCRVPAENLLGNAEIDVAKGFAGVMETFDNTRPLVAAMAIGCAKASLERIKEIFQDQLDSKYATPYLQCSNLAAQIYKMEAEWEAARLLMLKATWMADNKKPNSKEASIAKAKAGRVGNDITLKCVELAASVGYSETELLEKWARDSKILDIFEGTQQIQQLIIARRELGKSSSELK; encoded by the coding sequence ATGAACTTACAAAACCCTAAAAAATTTAAAATCTTACTCGACCAAGCCCATGAAGTTGCATTAAATGTATTACGTCCAATTTCACGCAAATACGACAAAGCCGAACATGCCTACCCGAAAGAACTGGATATGCTCGCATCATTACTCGATGGTATGAATGACGGTGGTGAAGGTATAAACGCTGGTGCTGCGGTAGGAAAACGCGGTTCACAAGACGACAGCAATAAAAATGGCGTCAATATGTCTACAGCATTAGGCATTATCGAAATGTGTTATGGCGATACAGGACTGTTACTGTCCATGCCACGTCAGGGACTTGGCAATTCAGCCATCGCAGCGGTTGCGAACGATGAACAATTGGAACGCTTCAAAGGCACATGGGCGGCAATGGCAATCACCGAGCCAAATTGTGGTTCTGACTCTGCTGCTATTCGCACCACAGCCACTAAAGATGGTGACGACTACATCTTAAATGGTGAAAAAATCTTTGTGACTTCAGGCGAACGTGCCGATTCCGTGGTGGTCTGGGCAACACTGGATAAAAAACTTGGTCGTGCTGCCATCAAATCTTTTGTAGTCGCAAAAGGCACAGCAGGTATGACAGTTGAACGACTAGAACACAAACTCGGAATTAAAGCATCTGATACTGCCGTGATTCGCTTTGACCAATGCCGTGTTCCTGCTGAAAACTTACTGGGGAATGCTGAAATTGATGTCGCAAAAGGCTTTGCTGGGGTGATGGAAACTTTTGATAACACTCGTCCTTTGGTCGCTGCGATGGCTATTGGATGTGCCAAAGCCTCTTTAGAACGCATCAAAGAAATTTTTCAGGATCAACTTGATTCAAAGTATGCTACCCCTTATTTGCAATGTTCCAACCTAGCAGCCCAGATTTATAAAATGGAAGCAGAATGGGAAGCCGCACGTCTACTCATGTTAAAAGCAACGTGGATGGCAGATAATAAAAAACCAAACTCTAAAGAGGCTTCTATCGCAAAAGCCAAAGCAGGTCGTGTGGGCAATGACATTACATTAAAGTGTGTGGAACTTGCAGCTTCTGTTGGTTATAGCGAAACAGAGCTTTTAGAGAAATGGGCACGTGATTCTAAAATCTTAGACATTTTTGAAGGTACGCAGCAAATCCAGCAATTGATTATTGCACGGCGTGAACTGGGTAAAAGTTCAAGTGAGTTAAAGTAA
- the cydB gene encoding cytochrome d ubiquinol oxidase subunit II → MIEYELLKIIWWVLVGVLLIGFALTDGFDMGSMAIMPFVGKTDEERRAAINTIAPHWDGNQVWFITAGGALFAAWPMVYATAFSGMYWALLLVLFALFLRPVGFDYRSKLQNTKWRTSWDWGLCIGGAVPALVFGVAFGNMFLGVPFSLDDTVRSTYTGSFFALLNPFALVCGLVSLSMLCAHGGAWLMLRTDGDLRKRSAQATKLMGIVYLICFLGAGAWLYFGGIEGYTLVTPFDTNGAANPLAKEVLTNANHGWMNNYSTYPITMLAPIAGILGGLIVVLAAGKNKAGFSFLGSSLAVVGAILTAGFALFPFLMPSSIQPVASLTMWDAVSSQTTLTVMTIAACIFVPLILCYTTWCYYKMWGVITKKHIQENSHSLY, encoded by the coding sequence ATGATCGAATATGAATTACTCAAAATTATCTGGTGGGTTCTGGTCGGTGTCCTTCTTATAGGCTTTGCCCTCACCGATGGCTTCGACATGGGCTCTATGGCGATCATGCCATTTGTAGGTAAGACAGATGAAGAACGCCGTGCAGCCATCAACACGATTGCTCCGCACTGGGATGGCAATCAGGTTTGGTTTATTACCGCAGGTGGGGCTTTATTCGCAGCATGGCCAATGGTTTATGCAACAGCCTTTTCAGGCATGTATTGGGCGCTGCTATTGGTACTATTTGCCCTATTCTTGCGACCTGTAGGCTTTGACTACCGCTCTAAACTGCAAAACACGAAATGGCGTACGTCATGGGATTGGGGATTATGTATCGGTGGTGCAGTACCTGCTCTAGTCTTCGGTGTAGCCTTTGGTAATATGTTCTTGGGTGTACCATTTAGCTTAGACGACACAGTCCGCTCAACCTATACAGGTAGCTTTTTTGCCCTACTCAACCCATTTGCTTTAGTCTGTGGTCTAGTCAGCTTGTCTATGCTGTGTGCACATGGTGGTGCGTGGCTTATGCTCCGTACCGATGGAGACCTACGTAAACGTTCAGCACAAGCAACAAAACTTATGGGCATTGTTTACCTCATCTGTTTCTTGGGCGCTGGTGCTTGGTTGTACTTTGGTGGAATCGAAGGTTATACCTTAGTGACCCCATTTGACACCAATGGTGCTGCTAATCCATTGGCGAAAGAAGTCTTAACCAATGCCAATCATGGCTGGATGAACAACTACTCGACTTATCCAATCACCATGCTTGCGCCTATCGCGGGGATCTTAGGTGGTTTGATTGTGGTACTTGCAGCAGGCAAAAACAAAGCGGGCTTTAGCTTCTTAGGTTCAAGTTTAGCGGTCGTGGGGGCAATTTTAACTGCAGGTTTCGCTTTGTTTCCATTCTTAATGCCATCAAGTATTCAACCAGTTGCAAGCTTGACTATGTGGGACGCTGTTTCAAGTCAAACTACGCTTACTGTGATGACGATTGCTGCATGTATTTTTGTACCACTTATTTTGTGCTACACCACTTGGTGCTACTACAAAATGTGGGGCGTTATTACCAAGAAACATATTCAAGAAAATTCACATAGCCTTTACTAA
- the cydX gene encoding cytochrome bd-I oxidase subunit CydX produces MWYFAWILGILMACFAGVLSALYIEHHQDLDEE; encoded by the coding sequence ATGTGGTATTTTGCATGGATTCTCGGTATTTTGATGGCATGCTTTGCTGGTGTACTCAGTGCCCTATATATCGAACATCATCAAGATTTAGATGAGGAATAA
- the aroC gene encoding chorismate synthase, with translation MAGNSIGQLFRVTTCGESHGVGLMAIVDGVPPGLELCAEDLQKDLDRRKPGTSKFATQRKEPDEVEIISGVFEGKTTGTPIGLLIRNTDQKSKDYGNIAQTFRPGHADYTYTQKYGFRDYRGGGRSSARETAMRVAAGAIAKKYLAEKFGILIRGHVTQIGTEKAEKLDWNEVPNNPFFCGDVDAVSRFEALVTSLREQGTSCGAKLEILAENVPVGWGEPVFDRLDADIAHAMMSINAVKGVEIGDGFAVAEQFGHETRDELTTDGFLANHAGGILGGISSGQTIRVAIALKPTASITTPGKTINIYRENTDVLTKGRHDPCVGVRATPIAEAMFAIVLMDHFMRHRAQNADVVAPFAPIEPK, from the coding sequence ATGGCAGGTAATAGTATTGGACAACTCTTCCGTGTAACGACCTGTGGTGAATCTCATGGCGTAGGCTTGATGGCAATTGTGGATGGCGTTCCACCGGGGCTTGAGCTTTGTGCTGAAGATTTACAAAAAGATTTAGATCGTCGTAAACCGGGAACCTCGAAATTTGCCACGCAACGTAAAGAACCTGATGAAGTTGAAATTATTTCAGGGGTTTTTGAAGGTAAAACCACAGGTACGCCGATTGGTTTGTTAATTCGCAATACTGACCAAAAATCTAAGGATTATGGCAATATTGCACAAACTTTCCGTCCTGGGCATGCTGACTACACCTACACGCAAAAGTACGGATTCCGTGATTATCGTGGTGGTGGTCGTTCTAGTGCGCGTGAAACAGCGATGCGCGTTGCTGCGGGAGCTATTGCGAAGAAATACCTTGCAGAAAAATTCGGAATTTTAATCCGTGGTCATGTCACCCAAATTGGTACCGAAAAAGCAGAAAAGTTAGATTGGAATGAAGTTCCAAATAATCCATTTTTCTGTGGCGATGTCGATGCAGTATCACGTTTTGAAGCCTTAGTGACTTCTTTACGTGAGCAAGGCACAAGCTGTGGTGCAAAATTAGAAATTTTGGCTGAAAATGTTCCTGTGGGGTGGGGTGAACCAGTATTTGATCGTTTAGATGCAGATATTGCTCATGCGATGATGTCAATTAACGCCGTAAAAGGGGTCGAAATTGGCGATGGTTTTGCAGTTGCTGAACAGTTTGGGCATGAAACACGTGATGAATTAACCACAGATGGCTTTTTGGCAAATCATGCAGGTGGTATTTTGGGTGGTATTTCCAGCGGTCAAACCATTCGAGTTGCGATTGCGCTTAAACCTACTGCAAGTATTACCACACCTGGTAAAACGATTAATATTTATCGTGAAAACACAGATGTCCTTACAAAAGGGCGACATGATCCATGTGTTGGTGTGCGCGCTACACCAATTGCAGAAGCAATGTTTGCGATTGTGCTGATGGATCATTTCATGCGTCATCGTGCACAGAATGCTGATGTTGTTGCACCTTTTGCACCGATTGAACCCAAATAA
- a CDS encoding acyl-CoA dehydrogenase family protein produces MVNKAQGLGLSLITKIAGSDVLDQLKLRKFLEKSLYQGSKTSFKALSKTQKVFNSAEPHAKQRLPSQQKSLFDLSLTAEQQMTCDAMSQFATEVLYPLAHQADHQEQFPQQLWAHINELGLNYYALPESFGGVATEKDIISHILIAEHLAQGDFSLTAGMLSTFSVINAITQWGSEQIQERYLSAFAEDSEVRASFAVQENTPAFNPMQLKTKALSNGGQFYLSGEKTLVMLSETADVFLVSAEFQGRPDVFVVKRDASIRAQKNPAMGLKATETMTLQFNQTPAERLGDDDFDYTAFIDLGNLMWCAMAVGTCEAVKQYCIRYANERTAFGEPISHRQSVAFMIADMAIEIDAMRMLVLNAASLAEAGKPYHREAYLARLLCAEKSMKIGTDGVQILGGHGFTKEHPVERWYRDLRATAILHSGLHA; encoded by the coding sequence ATGGTCAATAAGGCACAAGGATTAGGTTTATCGCTCATTACAAAAATTGCTGGAAGCGACGTTCTGGATCAACTTAAGCTCAGAAAATTCTTAGAAAAATCATTATATCAAGGCTCTAAAACCAGTTTTAAAGCACTGAGCAAAACACAAAAGGTTTTTAATAGTGCGGAGCCTCATGCTAAACAACGCCTGCCTAGTCAGCAGAAGTCTCTGTTCGATCTAAGCTTAACCGCAGAACAGCAGATGACCTGCGATGCCATGAGTCAGTTTGCGACTGAAGTCCTCTACCCGCTTGCCCATCAAGCCGACCATCAAGAACAATTCCCTCAGCAACTCTGGGCGCACATTAATGAATTAGGCTTAAATTATTATGCATTACCTGAATCATTTGGTGGTGTTGCCACTGAAAAAGACATCATCAGTCATATCTTAATTGCAGAACATTTAGCCCAAGGCGATTTCAGCCTAACCGCAGGCATGCTCTCAACGTTTAGTGTAATTAATGCCATAACACAATGGGGTTCCGAACAGATACAAGAACGTTATTTATCTGCATTTGCTGAAGATAGTGAAGTCAGAGCCAGCTTTGCTGTCCAAGAAAATACGCCTGCATTCAATCCAATGCAGCTTAAAACCAAAGCCCTCAGCAATGGTGGTCAATTTTATTTAAGTGGTGAAAAAACACTGGTGATGCTGAGTGAAACTGCCGATGTATTTCTTGTAAGTGCTGAATTTCAAGGCCGACCAGATGTATTTGTGGTCAAACGCGATGCTTCTATTCGTGCTCAGAAAAATCCCGCAATGGGCTTAAAAGCCACGGAAACCATGACTTTACAATTTAATCAAACTCCTGCCGAACGCTTAGGCGACGATGACTTTGATTACACTGCTTTTATAGATCTAGGAAATCTCATGTGGTGTGCTATGGCCGTAGGCACTTGTGAAGCCGTAAAACAATATTGTATCCGCTATGCCAATGAACGAACGGCTTTTGGTGAACCGATTTCCCATCGTCAAAGCGTCGCATTTATGATTGCAGATATGGCCATTGAAATTGATGCTATGCGCATGCTGGTCTTAAATGCGGCAAGTTTGGCGGAAGCAGGTAAACCTTATCACCGTGAAGCGTATCTTGCTCGTCTACTCTGCGCTGAAAAATCCATGAAAATTGGTACAGACGGCGTGCAAATTTTAGGTGGACATGGCTTTACCAAAGAACATCCCGTAGAACGTTGGTACCGTGATTTACGTGCTACGGCGATCTTACATTCAGGTTTACACGCTTAA
- a CDS encoding GNAT family N-acetyltransferase: protein MFQIRALQKQDNPAIAQIIREVSKEFGLAPESGFAVADPILDNLYQVYSQPNAQYWVIENAQGQILGGGGLSPLSGDHATLEIQKMYFLPEIRGLGFAKQILEQCFKFALARGYRSCYLETTESLWQAVKLYEKLGFQHLSAPKGHTGHSHACEIWMEKNL from the coding sequence ATGTTTCAAATTCGTGCGCTCCAAAAACAAGATAATCCTGCAATTGCCCAAATTATTCGTGAAGTGTCCAAAGAGTTTGGCCTTGCACCTGAATCTGGCTTTGCTGTTGCAGACCCTATTTTAGACAATTTATATCAAGTCTATAGTCAGCCCAATGCACAGTATTGGGTAATTGAAAATGCACAAGGTCAAATTTTAGGTGGTGGCGGACTTTCACCGCTTAGTGGTGATCATGCAACGCTTGAAATCCAAAAGATGTACTTTTTACCTGAAATTAGAGGCTTAGGTTTTGCCAAGCAAATCTTAGAACAATGTTTTAAATTTGCTTTGGCACGAGGCTATCGTTCCTGTTATTTGGAAACAACCGAATCTTTATGGCAAGCGGTCAAACTTTATGAAAAGTTGGGCTTTCAACACTTATCCGCACCCAAAGGCCATACGGGTCATAGCCATGCCTGTGAAATTTGGATGGAAAAAAACCTTTAA
- a CDS encoding ABC1 kinase family protein — MSDQNDKLKQLKTSSMDRRLSIAKASLLAGTRWAASNATSMFSSEAEKEKKRKQAMKEQANYLVAEIGKLKGSIVKIGQMMALYGEHFLPEEITQALNTLNNQTVALAWPAIKQHLEQQLGDKIHDLTIDHEPLGTASLAQVHRATRKSDGLELVLKIQYPGVADAIDSDMSLFKNMLKLTRMVPQTREFDQWFDEVREMMHREVSYDIEAATTRRFAERLKDDPRYIVPEIVDEFCTNQILCMTFERGVPINSPVMLSLPQDRRNLLGEASLEIAVREIFEWGEMQTDPNFGNYLVRLGDGKQQPDQIVLLDFGAIRQFDQHLLNVARNLIHAGYLHDTQAMVNAMTGYEFFDSIPQSIKPDMAKVFLLATEAFSCPANNKDLPAGVMDEHYRYDWKKSLLHSRVMQQASKSMASRYFSVPPKEFMFISRKFIGAYTFMTVIDAKTNVRDMIKSFI, encoded by the coding sequence ATGTCAGATCAGAATGATAAGCTCAAACAACTTAAAACCTCCTCTATGGATCGTCGCTTATCTATTGCAAAAGCATCCTTACTGGCGGGAACACGTTGGGCAGCATCCAATGCGACATCAATGTTCTCAAGCGAAGCTGAAAAAGAAAAAAAACGTAAACAAGCCATGAAAGAACAGGCTAACTATTTAGTGGCTGAAATTGGCAAACTAAAAGGTTCGATTGTCAAAATTGGACAAATGATGGCCTTATATGGCGAACATTTTTTGCCAGAAGAAATTACTCAAGCGTTAAATACCCTGAATAACCAAACCGTTGCACTGGCTTGGCCTGCAATTAAGCAGCATTTAGAGCAACAACTGGGTGATAAAATTCATGACCTGACCATTGATCATGAGCCACTGGGCACAGCTTCATTGGCACAAGTCCATCGTGCAACGCGTAAATCTGACGGATTAGAACTGGTATTGAAAATTCAATATCCTGGTGTTGCCGATGCAATTGATTCCGATATGAGCTTGTTTAAAAACATGCTCAAATTGACCCGCATGGTTCCGCAAACCCGTGAATTTGATCAGTGGTTTGATGAAGTCCGCGAAATGATGCATCGTGAAGTAAGCTATGATATTGAGGCTGCAACCACCAGACGCTTTGCTGAACGCCTGAAAGATGATCCTCGTTATATCGTGCCAGAAATTGTTGATGAATTTTGTACTAACCAGATTCTATGCATGACGTTTGAACGTGGTGTGCCGATTAACAGCCCTGTGATGCTTTCCTTGCCACAAGATCGTCGTAATCTTTTAGGTGAAGCTTCTTTAGAAATTGCTGTGCGCGAAATTTTCGAATGGGGTGAAATGCAAACCGATCCTAATTTTGGCAACTACTTGGTTCGCTTAGGAGATGGGAAGCAACAACCTGATCAAATTGTGTTGCTTGACTTTGGTGCCATTCGTCAATTTGATCAGCACCTGCTCAATGTTGCTCGCAATCTTATTCATGCAGGTTATCTGCATGATACGCAAGCAATGGTGAATGCCATGACTGGCTATGAGTTTTTTGACTCAATCCCGCAAAGTATTAAACCTGATATGGCGAAAGTTTTCTTATTGGCAACCGAAGCATTTAGCTGCCCTGCCAATAACAAAGATTTGCCTGCTGGAGTGATGGATGAGCATTACCGCTACGACTGGAAGAAAAGCCTGTTACATAGCCGTGTCATGCAACAAGCGTCTAAATCAATGGCTTCCCGTTATTTCAGTGTTCCACCGAAAGAATTCATGTTTATTAGTCGTAAATTTATCGGTGCATATACCTTTATGACCGTGATTGATGCCAAAACCAATGTCCGCGACATGATTAAATCTTTTATTTAA
- a CDS encoding alkane 1-monooxygenase, whose translation MNATVKVAEQDSILLQAKSGLALDKKRYLWAISPALPVIGMGILAGYQFAPRPFKKAFALGGPLLLHVIIPTIDAFIGKDQNNPTAEDVKLLEQDPYYARLVKTFIPLQYVANVYACYLVGRKETSLLDKILLGVSMGAINGVAVNTAHELSHKSDRLDHILSHLALVPTGYNHFRIEHPYGHHKRAATPEDPASSRMGETFYEFLPRTVIGSFKSAIEIESNRLKRKGKTFWSKDNELLQGWGMSATFHASMIKMFGAGITPYLLTQSLYGISLFEIINYIEHYGLLRQKDENGKYERTMPEHSWNNNNIVTNLFLYQLQRHSDHHAYPTRPFQALRHFDEAPELPSGYASMLLPAMIPPLWFKMMDKRVFEHYRGDLNKANIHPKRRAKIFKKFGVIDKLLNS comes from the coding sequence ATGAATGCAACAGTCAAAGTCGCAGAACAGGATTCAATATTGCTTCAAGCCAAATCTGGATTGGCTTTAGATAAAAAACGTTATTTATGGGCAATTAGTCCCGCTTTACCTGTGATTGGTATGGGAATTTTAGCAGGCTATCAGTTTGCACCACGTCCGTTTAAAAAAGCATTTGCTTTGGGTGGACCGTTATTACTGCATGTGATTATTCCTACAATTGATGCATTCATTGGTAAAGATCAAAATAACCCGACTGCTGAAGATGTGAAATTATTAGAACAAGATCCTTATTATGCGCGTTTGGTAAAAACTTTTATTCCGCTTCAGTATGTAGCCAATGTTTATGCGTGTTATTTGGTGGGACGTAAAGAGACGTCTTTATTGGATAAAATTTTACTGGGCGTTTCTATGGGAGCAATTAACGGTGTTGCGGTCAATACAGCCCATGAATTAAGCCATAAGTCGGATCGCTTGGATCATATTCTGTCACATTTGGCCTTAGTCCCGACAGGCTATAACCATTTTCGCATTGAGCATCCGTATGGGCATCATAAACGTGCGGCAACACCAGAAGACCCTGCATCCTCGCGTATGGGAGAAACTTTTTATGAGTTTTTACCTAGAACCGTGATTGGCTCGTTTAAATCTGCAATTGAAATTGAAAGTAATCGTTTGAAGCGTAAAGGCAAGACGTTTTGGTCTAAGGATAATGAGTTGTTACAAGGCTGGGGGATGAGTGCCACTTTTCATGCCAGCATGATCAAAATGTTTGGTGCAGGTATTACGCCATATTTACTCACACAATCTTTATATGGCATTAGCTTGTTTGAAATTATTAACTATATTGAACACTATGGTTTGTTGCGCCAGAAAGATGAAAATGGCAAATATGAGCGAACCATGCCTGAGCATAGTTGGAATAACAATAACATTGTGACTAATTTGTTCCTATATCAATTGCAACGTCATTCAGATCATCATGCTTATCCAACACGACCATTCCAAGCTCTGCGACATTTCGATGAAGCACCAGAGCTGCCAAGTGGCTATGCGAGTATGTTGCTCCCCGCGATGATTCCACCTTTATGGTTCAAAATGATGGATAAGCGCGTCTTTGAACATTATCGTGGTGACTTAAATAAAGCCAATATTCACCCTAAGCGTAGAGCGAAGATTTTTAAGAAATTTGGTGTGATAGATAAATTACTGAACTCATAA
- a CDS encoding GNAT family N-acetyltransferase has protein sequence MQPLKFRKAELTDLDRLLHLINLAYRENPIQSWTNEADYVSGQRINKQQLQQALVDQNFYLYVAEIDNDLSSLSIVACIGLTFNHNEVEIGTFCVDPIFQNTGIGKTVLSFAEAQALLIQPNLTLYMMDVLDIRSELIAYYQRRGYSLTQLRKPYPIDANVGKPLLSIELQQLIKCVS, from the coding sequence ATGCAACCATTAAAATTTCGGAAAGCAGAATTAACCGATTTAGACCGTCTATTACATTTAATTAATTTGGCTTATCGCGAAAATCCTATCCAGAGCTGGACCAATGAAGCAGATTATGTGTCGGGGCAAAGAATTAATAAGCAGCAATTACAACAGGCTTTAGTAGATCAGAATTTCTATTTATATGTTGCCGAAATCGACAATGATCTATCTAGCTTATCAATAGTTGCTTGTATTGGTTTGACTTTTAATCATAATGAAGTCGAAATTGGAACTTTTTGTGTAGATCCGATCTTTCAAAACACAGGAATTGGTAAAACAGTATTATCTTTTGCAGAAGCACAGGCACTGTTGATTCAACCTAATCTCACTTTGTATATGATGGATGTGTTAGATATTCGTTCTGAGCTTATTGCTTATTATCAGCGTCGGGGCTACAGTTTAACTCAACTGCGGAAGCCATATCCTATTGATGCTAATGTTGGAAAACCATTATTGAGTATTGAATTACAACAATTAATTAAGTGTGTAAGTTAA
- the prmB gene encoding 50S ribosomal protein L3 N(5)-glutamine methyltransferase: MDRPTISPEHLQEAAETLTTIRDFIRFGVTALRQYDAHLGQGTEDFFAESSALVLQTLSLDWNADSEILDAKLLASEKAEFLQLLERRINEKVPTSYLLNLAYFFNKPFYVDERVLIPRSPIAELIENRFAPYCLDENGEMRAADNNLPVNTQPKTPQRILDMCTGSGCIAIALAYAFPDSEVDATDISKEALEVASINAEHHDKQYQVALLESDLFAKVPAENQYDLIVSNPPYVDAEDMADLPDEFRHEPELALAAGQDGLDLVRKMLAQAADYLTEDGLIVIEVGNSEWAMKQNFNTIDFHWLKFQKGGSGIFALTAAQCRQFRDLFIQSVQA, encoded by the coding sequence GTGGATCGACCGACTATTAGCCCTGAACATTTACAGGAAGCCGCTGAAACCCTTACCACTATTCGTGATTTTATCCGTTTTGGGGTAACAGCATTACGTCAATACGATGCACACTTAGGTCAAGGTACAGAGGACTTTTTCGCTGAAAGTTCAGCATTGGTATTACAAACCTTATCTTTGGATTGGAATGCAGATTCAGAAATTTTGGATGCAAAATTATTAGCAAGCGAAAAAGCAGAATTTCTACAATTGCTTGAACGCCGTATTAATGAAAAAGTACCCACTTCATATCTATTGAATTTGGCGTATTTCTTTAATAAGCCATTTTATGTGGATGAGCGTGTACTTATTCCGCGTTCGCCAATTGCTGAACTCATTGAAAACCGTTTTGCACCTTACTGTTTAGATGAAAACGGTGAAATGCGTGCTGCGGACAATAATCTTCCAGTCAATACTCAACCTAAAACACCGCAACGCATTTTAGATATGTGTACTGGTTCAGGTTGTATTGCCATTGCGTTGGCTTATGCATTCCCAGATTCGGAAGTAGATGCTACAGATATTTCAAAAGAAGCATTGGAAGTTGCTTCAATTAATGCCGAACATCATGACAAGCAGTACCAAGTTGCGCTATTAGAGTCAGATTTGTTTGCGAAAGTTCCTGCCGAAAATCAGTATGATTTGATTGTATCGAACCCACCGTATGTGGATGCAGAAGACATGGCAGATTTACCTGATGAATTCCGCCATGAACCAGAGTTGGCTTTGGCTGCTGGACAAGATGGTCTAGATCTAGTGCGTAAAATGTTGGCACAAGCCGCAGACTACTTAACTGAAGATGGTTTAATTGTCATCGAAGTCGGTAATTCTGAATGGGCGATGAAACAAAACTTCAATACCATCGATTTCCATTGGTTAAAATTCCAAAAAGGTGGTTCAGGCATCTTTGCTTTAACTGCTGCGCAATGTCGCCAATTCCGTGATTTATTCATTCAATCTGTTCAAGCATAA
- a CDS encoding cyd operon YbgE family protein, which translates to MTTEQPKKTNKFVMAVSFLLALPLAAVLLVHPSAMLDANGEYSHRAMMFIMIGISGGFIYGVGFIPRFWLWKWLFSPLIAWPLMLWGYYTWFFA; encoded by the coding sequence ATGACAACAGAACAGCCAAAAAAAACCAATAAGTTTGTAATGGCAGTGTCCTTTTTGTTGGCATTGCCTCTCGCAGCAGTCCTGTTAGTTCATCCAAGTGCAATGTTGGATGCCAATGGTGAATATAGCCATCGCGCCATGATGTTTATCATGATTGGCATTTCAGGCGGTTTCATTTACGGCGTAGGCTTTATTCCTCGCTTTTGGCTCTGGAAGTGGCTATTTAGCCCTCTTATTGCTTGGCCCCTCATGTTATGGGGATATTACACTTGGTTTTTCGCCTAA